A genomic window from Vitis riparia cultivar Riparia Gloire de Montpellier isolate 1030 chromosome 18, EGFV_Vit.rip_1.0, whole genome shotgun sequence includes:
- the LOC117905441 gene encoding putative receptor-like protein kinase At3g47110: MKKRLHFPLLLLLPFQIILYCSTNRVGAVDAHTDTLALLSFKSIVSDSQNVLSGSALGLVSLVPTTELEFCHFVLLVMGSLNINLARNSINGTIRVGLSHCYNLEEIYFEHNQLIGNLPSELGDLPRLRILDVAANNLTGVIAPTFGNLTSLTVLRLARNQFFTKIPNELGHLHNLQRLQLSKNQFEGKIPYSIYNISSLIYLSVTENMLVGELPTDMGLVLPNLAEVYLAHNQLEGPIPSSFSNASQIQVLDFSSNHFQGPVPLLGNMNNLRLLHLGLNNLSSTTKLNLQVFNSLANCTQLEFLYLNDNQLAGELPTSVANLSTHLLEFCFGSNFLTGSIPQGFERFQNLWALDIHQNLFTGMIPNSLGKLQQLQRLLVDNNMLSGEIPDIFGNLTRLFLLTMGYNQFSGRIPTSIGVPEFKETGSKTEQAQW, encoded by the exons ATGAAGAAACGTCTCCATTTCCCATTGCTTCTCCTCCTCCCCTTTCAAATTATTCTATATTGCAGCACGAACAGGGTAGGGGCTGTTGATGCTCATACAGATACTCTTGCACTTTTATCTTTCAAGTCCATAGTCTCTGACTCCCAAAATGTTCTTTCTGGGTCTGCACTTGGTTTGGTGTCACTTGTGCCAACAACGGAACTAGAGTTCTGTCACTTCGTCTTGCTGGTTATGGGCTCTCTG AATATTAACCTTGCAAGAAACTCCATTAATGGTACAATTCGAGTTGGTCTTTCTCATTGTTATAACCTTGAGGAGATTTATTTTGAGCACAACCAACTTATTGGGAACCTTCCATCTGAACTTGGAGATCTGCCGAGACTCAGAATTCTTGACGTCGCAGCGAATAACCTTACAGGTGTAATCGCTCCAACATTTGGAAACCTCACCTCTCTTACTGTTCTCAGGCTAGCAAGAAACCAATTCTTCACCAAAATCCCAAATGAGTTGGGTCATCTCCATAATCTTCAAAGACTTCAGCTCTCAAAGAATCAGTTTGAGGGAAAGATCCCTTATTCCATCTACAACATCTCTTCTTTGATCTACTTATCTGTAACAGAAAATATGCTTGTTGGAGAACTACCAACTGATATGGGCCTTGTACTTCCAAACCTGGCAGAAGTCTACTTAGCACATAACCAGCTGGAAGGGCCAATTCCCAGTTCTTTCTCTAATGCTTCACAAATTCAAGTCCTAGACTTTTCTTCAAACCACTTTCAAGGGCCAGTTCCTCTACTTGGTAACATGAATAATCTTAGACTCCTACATCTTGGCCTGAATAATCTCTCTTCCACCACCAAGCTTAATCTTCAGGTATTTAATTCACTAGCAAACTGTACACAGTTGGAGTTTCTATATCTTAATGATAACCAGCTAGCTGGTGAGCTTCCAACTTCAGTTGCGAATCTTTCTACTCATCTCCTTGAATTTTGCTTTGGCAGCAATTTTCTGACTGGTAGCATTCCCCAAGGATTTGAAAGATTTCAAAATCTCTGGGCCTTGGACATACACCAAAATCTTTTCACAGGTATGATACCAAATTCCCTAGGAAAACTTCAGCAGCTACAGAGATTATTGGTTGATAATAATATGTTATCCGGAGAAATTCCAGATATCTTTGGCAATCTTACACGACTCTTTCTGCTGACAATGGGCTACAACCAGTTCTCTGGTAGAATCCCCACAAGTATTGGAGTGCCAGAATTTAAAGAGACTGGGTCTAAGACAGAACAAGCTCAATGGTAG